The Brachyhypopomus gauderio isolate BG-103 chromosome 1, BGAUD_0.2, whole genome shotgun sequence genome includes a window with the following:
- the snrpe gene encoding small nuclear ribonucleoprotein E translates to MAYRGQGQKVQKVMVQPINLIFRYLQNRSRIQVWLYEQVNMRIEGCIIGFDEYMNLVLDDAEEVHMKTKNRKPLGRVMLKGDNITLLQSVSN, encoded by the exons ATGGCGTACAGAGGACAAGGACAAAAAGTCCAGAAGGTTATGGTGCAACCGATC AATCTTATTTTCAGATATCTGCAAAAT CGTTCCCGTATCCAGGTGTGGCTTTATGAACAGGTCAACATGCGGATAGAGGGCTGTATTATT GGTTTTGACGAGTACATGAACTTAGTCCTGGATGATGCAGAGGAAGTTCATATGAAGACGAAGAACAGGAAACCCCTGG GGAGGGTTATGCTGAAAGGGGACAACATCACATTGCTACAGAGCGTGTCAAATTAA
- the yod1 gene encoding ubiquitin thioesterase OTU1, whose product MLRLRCKAKNGTHLMQGLTRQSCVQELKDKVEELTGIPCDVQKIMVGYPPSSLDLRNGDAYLKDYPIQSGDTLIVEEEKNKPKAHSNATVLKGPLLDSGPRLERRVVPADNSCLFTSVNYVVEGGVYDPACAAEMRGLIAQIVASDPAAYSEAVLGKSNDEYCAWIRREDTWGGAIEVSILSKFYQCEICVVDTQTVRVDRFGEDAGYRKRVLLIYDGIHYDPLQRVDPGSDAAPQTVFPAADDVILAQALELADEARRKRQYTDVNRFALRCMVCQTGLVGQREAREHAKETGHTNFGEV is encoded by the exons ATGCTGCGTTTGCGGTGTAAGGCCAAGAATGGGACGCATCTGATGCAAGGCCTCACCCGCCAGTCCTGTGTCCAGGAGCTCAAAGACAAGGTTGAGGAACTGACGGGAATACCGTGTGACGTGCAGAAGATCATGGTGGGTTACCCTCCCTCTAGCTTGGATCTCCGCAATGGAGATGCCTATCTGAAAGACTACCCTATACAATCAG GAGACACGCTGATTGTAGAAGAAGAGAAGAACAAGCCAAAAGCCCACAGCAACGCTACTGTTCTGAAAGGCCCACTGCTGGACTCCGGCCCTCGGCTGGAGCGGCGCGTAGTGCCGGCGGACAACTCCTGCCTCTTCACCAGTGTGAACTACGTGGTGGAGGGGGGCGTGTACGACCCGGCTTGTGCCGCCGAGATGCGCGGCCTCATCGCCCAGATTGTCGCCAGCGACCCGGCCGCGTACTCTGAGGCGGTCCTGGGCAAAAGCAACGATGAGTACTGTGCCTGGATCCGCCGCGAAGACACCTGGGGCGGCGCCATCGAAGTGTCCATCCTCTCCAAGTTCTACCAGTGCGAGATCTGCGTGGTGGACACGCAGACGGTGCGCGTGGACCGTTTCGGCGAGGACGCGGGCTACCGCAAGCGCGTGCTGCTCATTTACGACGGCATCCACTACGACCCGCTGCAGAGAGTGGATCCCGGCTCGGACGCGGCGCCACAGACTGTGTTCCCCGCGGCGGACGACGTGATCCTGGCGCAGGCGCTGGAGCTGGCCGACGAGGCCCGGCGCAAGCGGCAGTACACGGACGTGAACCGCTTCGCCCTGCGCTGCATGGTGTGTCAGACCGGGCTGGTGGGTCAGAGGGAGGCCAGGGAGCACGCCAAGGAGACGGGCCACACCAACTTCGGTGAGGTGTAA
- the LOC143514961 gene encoding specifically androgen-regulated gene protein, which translates to MPKSETWPGDIAIETTREMDRDESRDRMNDEGLQHLSAEEKDCLMFLEETIKSLDKDNSGPSSDGVESFPAPGNVATKMGHLSAFLDQSKGKHVPKHYSDDPGMFGSDEHNQIVNCLVPTPLVLANSNANIPPKPAMAASKEKLPPKPETAHKSENRSHGGIHVPSEVNMVVIPPAVTVKNTTEEVVPEDGLQPKCASSHGPLSNECEVQLRKSTCLGKTPESEKQHSNSGEGPEVQVSLQLRESQSSTYIPPAVAPKPRNTPSHVADRMGASSPNADSSIRYLSTSPGSRGSKKPGKERLEALCKLGLLKEGEAEVKPSIKEDRRAKTQTSTHLQPPWSSNPDMSGSKQPSHSASESNQELAGQPNNGGNVVCQRSMSDLTAASSEPHHTKLEEAMASTLERSTMGMGDSMSSYKFTDCQKGCSAHEGPASPSKARVPGQVSTTPPVPYKHSHASGLSVLMRPSMADDRREALRKLGLLKS; encoded by the exons ATGCCAAAGAGTGAAACCTGGCCAGGTGACATTGCCATAGAGACCACCAGAGAGATGGACCGTGACGAGAGCCGTGACAGAATG AATGATGAGGGCTTGCAGCATCTCTCAGCAGAAGAGAAGGATTGCCTCATGTTCTTGGAGGAGACTATCAAGTCCTTAGATAAAGACAACAGTGGTCCTTCCAGTGATGGCGTTGAAAGTTTTCCTGCTCCTGGGAATGTAGCCACTAAAATGGGTCATCTTTCAGCTTTTTTGGACCAAAGCAAGGGCAAAC ATGTACCAAAGCATTACTCTGATGATCCAGGGATGTTTGGCAGTGATGAGCACAATCAGATTGTGAATTGTCTGGTTCCTACACCTTTGGTATTGGCCAACAGCAATGCTAATATTCCACCCAAACCAGCAATGGCTGCTTCTAAAGAGAAACTGCCTCCCAAACCAGAGACTGCGCACAAGAGTGAGAACCGAAGCCATGGTGGCATTCATGTTCCATCAGAGGTGAACATGGTAGTGATTCCTCCAGCAGTCACAGTTAAAAATACCACTGAGGAAGTGGTGCCAGAGGATGGTCTACAGCCAAAGTGTGCCTCCTCACACGGGCCTCTGTCCAATGAGTGTGAGGTGCAGCTACGCAAGAGCACATGTCTGGGCAAAACACCTGAATCTGAGAAGCAACATTCAAATAGTGGAGAAGGTCCTGAAGTTCAGGTGTCTCTTCAGCTCAGAGAAAGTCAGAGCAGCACATACATCCCACCAGCCGTGGCACCCAAACCAAGAAATACACCTTCACATGTGGCCGATCGCATGGGAGCCAGCAGCCCAAATGCAGACTCCAGTATCCGTTACTTATCAACATCTCCTGGGAGTAGAGGATCGAAGAAACCAGGAAAGGAGAGGCTGGAGGCTTTATGCAAATTGGGTCTGCTGAAAGAGGGAGAAGCTGAGGTGAAACCATCCATCAAAGAAGATCGTCGTGCTAAAACTCAGACCTCTACACACCTACAGCCTCCATGGAGCTCCAATCCAGACATGTCTGGGAGCAAGCAACCGTCTCACAGTGCTTCTGAATCTAACCAAGAGCTGGCGGGCCAGCCAAACAATGGCGGCAATGTTGTCTGCCAGCGTTCCATGTCTGACCTAACCGCGGCCTCCTCAGAACCCCACCACACTAAGCTTGAGGAGGCTATGGCTTCTACTCTGGAGAGGTCTACTATGGGGATGGGGGACAGCATGTCCAGTTACAAGTTTACAGACTGCCAAAAAGGTTGCAGTGCACATGAAGGCCCTGCATCTCCTAGCAAGGCCAGAGTCCCAGGGCAGGTGTCCACTACTCCTCCAGTGCCCTACAAACACTCACATGCTTCAGGCCTGAGCGTGCTGATGAGGCCGAGTATGGCAGACGACCGCCGGGAGGCCCTGAGAAAGCTGGGTTTGCTGAAGAGTTAA